In Bacillus sp. KH172YL63, one genomic interval encodes:
- the gpsB gene encoding cell division regulator GpsB: MISDKVKLTAKDILEKEFKSGMRGYKPEDVDKFLDLIIKDYETFHQEIEDLMQENLRLKKQAEGAMKQRSAAPTQQTGTTNFDILKRLSNLEKHVFGNKLYD; the protein is encoded by the coding sequence ATGATTTCAGACAAAGTGAAATTGACGGCCAAGGATATTCTCGAAAAAGAGTTTAAAAGCGGGATGCGGGGCTACAAACCAGAAGACGTAGATAAATTTCTAGACTTGATCATCAAAGATTATGAAACCTTCCATCAGGAAATAGAAGACCTTATGCAGGAAAATCTCCGATTGAAGAAACAGGCAGAAGGAGCAATGAAACAGCGCTCAGCTGCTCCGACACAACAGACGGGCACGACGAATTTCGATATTCTGAAGCGGCTGTCTAATTTAGAGAAGCACGTTTTTGGCAATAAATTATACGATTGA
- a CDS encoding DUF1273 domain-containing protein has product MGNVACITGYKSFELGIFKQDDKAVYYIKRAIEKELISLADDGLEWVLISGQLGVELWGAEVVFDLQQDYPDLKLAVLTPFISQEEKWNEQNKEYYEMILSQADFVETISKEPYKTPQQFRNKNQLFLQKSQALVILYDDEKEGSPKYFYEEAKRKKENDPSFDIRAIGFQDLQWIVEEEQWKHE; this is encoded by the coding sequence TTGGGTAACGTGGCATGCATAACTGGATATAAATCCTTTGAGCTGGGAATTTTCAAGCAAGACGACAAAGCGGTTTATTACATAAAGCGGGCGATCGAGAAGGAATTGATTTCCTTAGCCGATGACGGATTGGAATGGGTCCTCATCAGCGGACAGCTCGGTGTAGAACTATGGGGGGCTGAAGTCGTTTTCGACCTGCAGCAGGACTATCCCGATTTAAAGCTTGCTGTCTTGACGCCTTTCATTTCTCAAGAAGAGAAGTGGAATGAACAAAATAAAGAATACTATGAAATGATTCTGTCTCAGGCTGATTTTGTCGAGACGATTTCCAAAGAACCCTATAAGACCCCGCAGCAGTTCCGAAATAAAAATCAATTATTTCTACAGAAAAGTCAAGCCCTCGTCATCCTCTATGATGATGAAAAAGAAGGTTCGCCGAAGTACTTTTATGAAGAGGCGAAAAGGAAGAAAGAAAACGATCCATCCTTTGATATCAGGGCAATCGGCTTTCAGGATCTTCAGTGGATCGTCGAAGAAGAACAATGGAAACATGAATGA
- a CDS encoding CotD family spore coat protein — protein sequence MYCRPRPNQVLPAVVHPTKCCVNQNMTILEVPHIHPTHTTNVNNVMYQHKHYFPQTQSQVDNVSNQQFNCGGGPGGPGGPGFGPRPRPPFGPYGMGR from the coding sequence ATGTATTGTAGACCTAGACCCAATCAAGTACTCCCTGCAGTCGTGCACCCTACAAAGTGTTGTGTGAACCAAAACATGACGATTTTAGAGGTGCCTCATATCCACCCGACTCACACGACCAATGTAAATAATGTGATGTATCAACATAAGCATTATTTCCCGCAAACACAATCACAAGTGGACAATGTCTCAAATCAACAGTTTAACTGTGGTGGGGGACCAGGAGGCCCTGGTGGCCCGGGATTCGGACCTCGTCCAAGACCGCCATTCGGCCCATACGGCATGGGAAGATAA
- a CDS encoding ribonuclease H-like domain-containing protein, with protein MSLKSKLTRMKKHIIRDEDQDNSGNKPPEVETDHSHDIPFLEAWKENNTTTYTLDDDYCLVREIRYPIDNHHGDYSFREFISAVKAWQDFSGEHPLSAKGLRHDEMFFFDTETTGLGGGVGNTIFLLGHGRVTDTEVIVTQHFLPRPGSEVPLYHSFLRNVDYRTLVTYNGKAFDWPQVKTRHTLIKDHVPKLPSFGHFDLYHGSRRLFKHKLESVKLINVEKEILGFHRVDDVPGYLAPMIYFDYIERKDPEGIFKVMTHNELDILSLITLYTHLSHQLLNVHRDATGQERFQVGRWLEYTGNNEIAKERYQEIIKEEEHPNYEAVHQLAFQYKKEKEVHKALELWESIREEAPDPIRKQALLELAKLYEHKTKDFGLAIDRCRDILAIERQDGERELRLEKLYHRMERLERKLNKEAPH; from the coding sequence ATGTCCCTTAAATCAAAATTAACCCGGATGAAAAAACACATCATCCGGGATGAGGATCAGGATAATAGTGGAAACAAGCCTCCTGAGGTAGAAACAGACCACTCTCATGACATTCCTTTTCTGGAAGCATGGAAAGAAAATAATACGACAACGTACACTTTGGATGATGATTACTGCCTGGTCAGGGAAATACGGTACCCAATCGACAATCACCACGGAGACTATTCATTCAGGGAGTTCATTTCTGCAGTAAAGGCATGGCAGGATTTCTCCGGCGAACATCCTCTTTCAGCCAAAGGTCTGAGACATGACGAGATGTTTTTCTTTGATACAGAAACAACGGGACTTGGCGGGGGCGTCGGAAATACGATTTTCCTTTTGGGCCATGGCCGGGTCACTGACACAGAAGTGATTGTCACACAGCACTTCTTGCCCCGCCCGGGCAGTGAAGTCCCGTTGTATCATAGTTTTTTGAGAAATGTCGATTATCGGACACTTGTCACCTATAATGGGAAGGCCTTTGACTGGCCGCAGGTGAAAACAAGGCATACACTCATTAAAGATCATGTGCCTAAGCTGCCTTCTTTTGGACACTTTGACCTTTATCACGGTTCACGCAGGCTTTTTAAACATAAACTGGAGTCTGTAAAACTGATCAATGTCGAAAAGGAAATACTCGGCTTTCACAGGGTGGATGATGTACCCGGGTACCTGGCCCCGATGATTTATTTCGATTACATTGAACGAAAGGATCCTGAAGGGATCTTCAAGGTGATGACCCATAATGAGCTGGATATCCTGTCACTTATCACGCTTTACACCCATCTGTCCCATCAGTTGTTGAACGTTCACCGGGATGCAACGGGGCAGGAAAGGTTCCAAGTCGGAAGATGGCTTGAATACACAGGGAACAATGAAATCGCCAAAGAACGTTACCAGGAAATTATTAAGGAAGAAGAACATCCAAATTATGAAGCCGTTCACCAGCTCGCCTTTCAGTACAAAAAAGAAAAAGAAGTCCATAAAGCACTGGAGCTTTGGGAAAGCATCAGGGAAGAGGCGCCGGACCCGATCAGAAAGCAGGCATTACTGGAACTGGCAAAATTGTACGAGCATAAAACGAAGGACTTCGGGCTTGCGATAGATAGGTGCCGGGATATTCTGGCCATAGAAAGACAGGATGGAGAGCGTGAATTGAGATTGGAAAAACTGTATCACCGCATGGAGAGATTGGAGCGAAAGTTGAACAAAGAGGCACCTCACTGA
- a CDS encoding DEAD/DEAH box helicase, with product MFRKNDLQQLIQQFKQDKAFNEQIIHWHTIDEKPAQLVDMPAEIDDRIKKALHKRGIEQLYTHQSTAFQHAMEGKSFTAVTPTASGKTLCYNLPVLQTIMEQPDARALYIFPTKALAQDQKSELNEIISEADAAINSYTYDGDTAANIRQKVRKAGHIVITNPDMLHSAILPHHTKWVSLFENLKYVIIDELHIYRGVFGSHVSNVIRRLKRICEFYGASPVFICTSATIANPKELAEHLTGSDMALIDNNGAPSAKKHFVFYNPPIVNKPLNIRRSATLEVRRLAGELLKNKIQTIVFARSRVRVEIILTYLQELVKNQLGAKSIRGYRGGYLPTQRREIEKGLRTGEIYGVVSTNALELGVDIGQLQVCIMTGYPGTIASAWQQAGRAGRRHGESLVIMVASSSPLDQFIIGHPDYFFKQTPETARINPDNLIILIDHIKCAAYELPFKEGEEFGEHGIEDILEFLGEERVIHKNGDKWYWMNDAFPAHNISLRSASQENVIIIDQTDISAVKVIGEMDRFSAMTLLHDEAIYLHQGVQFQVEELDWDEKKAYVREVDVDYFTDANLAVQLRVLETDKMRESDRFDVSYGDVTVQAMATIFKKIKFDTHENIGSGPIHLPEEELHTSSSWISLKESGSFSQERLEEGLIGAAQSLKSIIPLFVMCDPSDIFVVPQIKAAHNEQPTIFIYDRYPGGIGLSEKVYDQIEQILEETTAMIERCPCKSGCPSCIGTDHSLETAKVDSLKLLHLFLQK from the coding sequence ATGTTTAGGAAAAACGACCTTCAACAGTTGATACAGCAATTTAAACAGGACAAAGCTTTCAATGAGCAGATCATCCACTGGCATACGATTGATGAAAAACCTGCCCAGCTGGTGGACATGCCTGCTGAAATAGATGACAGAATTAAAAAAGCCCTGCATAAAAGAGGGATTGAGCAACTATATACCCACCAAAGTACGGCATTTCAGCATGCGATGGAGGGGAAGAGCTTCACTGCGGTAACCCCGACAGCCTCTGGCAAGACCCTATGCTATAATCTGCCCGTGCTTCAGACCATTATGGAGCAGCCGGATGCACGTGCGCTCTATATCTTTCCGACGAAAGCATTGGCACAGGATCAAAAGAGTGAGCTGAACGAAATCATTTCAGAAGCAGATGCTGCCATCAACAGCTATACATACGATGGAGACACTGCGGCGAACATCCGTCAGAAGGTAAGGAAAGCGGGACATATCGTCATCACCAATCCCGATATGCTCCACTCGGCTATCCTGCCCCATCATACAAAATGGGTTTCATTATTCGAAAATCTTAAATACGTCATCATTGACGAGCTTCATATATATAGAGGGGTGTTCGGATCACATGTAAGCAACGTGATCAGACGCCTAAAGCGGATTTGTGAATTTTACGGCGCTTCACCGGTATTCATCTGTACATCTGCGACCATCGCAAATCCAAAAGAACTGGCTGAACATCTGACAGGTTCTGATATGGCTTTGATCGATAATAACGGTGCGCCAAGTGCGAAGAAACACTTCGTCTTTTATAATCCGCCGATTGTGAATAAACCTTTGAATATCCGCCGGAGTGCAACCCTTGAAGTCAGGAGGCTTGCCGGGGAACTATTGAAGAATAAAATTCAGACCATCGTGTTTGCCAGAAGCAGGGTCAGGGTGGAAATCATTCTTACCTACCTGCAGGAGCTCGTGAAGAATCAGCTCGGTGCCAAATCAATCCGGGGCTATAGAGGGGGGTATCTGCCCACGCAGCGGAGAGAGATTGAAAAAGGCTTGCGGACAGGTGAGATATATGGCGTCGTCAGCACCAATGCACTTGAACTCGGCGTCGACATCGGTCAATTACAGGTCTGCATCATGACGGGTTACCCCGGCACGATCGCCAGTGCCTGGCAGCAGGCAGGAAGAGCAGGAAGAAGACACGGGGAATCCCTTGTCATCATGGTGGCAAGTTCAAGTCCCCTGGATCAATTCATCATCGGGCATCCGGATTATTTCTTCAAGCAGACGCCGGAGACGGCAAGGATCAATCCTGATAATTTGATCATCCTCATCGACCATATCAAATGTGCGGCATATGAACTGCCTTTTAAGGAAGGTGAGGAATTCGGGGAACATGGAATCGAAGATATCCTTGAATTTCTCGGAGAAGAAAGGGTCATCCATAAGAACGGGGATAAATGGTATTGGATGAATGATGCATTCCCTGCTCATAACATCAGCCTCCGGTCTGCATCACAGGAGAATGTCATCATCATCGACCAAACCGATATTTCAGCCGTGAAAGTGATCGGTGAAATGGATCGCTTTTCTGCCATGACGTTGCTGCATGATGAAGCGATCTACCTGCATCAGGGGGTTCAGTTCCAAGTGGAAGAACTCGATTGGGACGAGAAGAAGGCTTATGTCCGTGAAGTGGATGTCGACTACTTTACAGATGCCAATCTCGCCGTTCAGCTGAGGGTATTGGAAACGGACAAAATGAGGGAATCGGATCGCTTTGATGTGTCTTACGGGGATGTGACCGTTCAGGCCATGGCGACAATCTTCAAAAAGATAAAATTTGATACCCATGAAAATATCGGTTCCGGACCGATCCATCTGCCGGAAGAGGAGCTTCATACGAGTTCCAGCTGGATTTCCCTGAAGGAATCTGGCTCCTTCAGTCAGGAACGGCTCGAAGAAGGGCTGATCGGTGCCGCACAAAGCCTGAAATCCATCATCCCCCTGTTTGTGATGTGCGATCCCAGTGATATATTTGTCGTTCCGCAAATTAAGGCGGCACACAATGAACAGCCGACCATCTTTATTTATGACCGTTATCCGGGAGGGATCGGATTAAGTGAAAAGGTGTATGATCAGATAGAGCAAATCCTTGAGGAAACGACAGCAATGATTGAAAGATGTCCATGCAAGAGCGGCTGCCCATCGTGCATAGGGACGGACCATTCCCTGGAAACCGCCAAAGTGGACAGTCTGAAACTTCTCCACCTTTTCCTTCAGAAATAA
- a CDS encoding Hsp20/alpha crystallin family protein yields MSNDPSKKGFGDLMHTMNEFFHERPMRGMLQSIDEFFASSANPFGSFPIDITETDDHYIVTAELPGVKKDQIHLDVFPQYMTISVSDRELFTEENEKQQIIRRRQSMKKSTRTIPFPRPVKEKNVRASHHDGLLTVEIKKDSGKRISID; encoded by the coding sequence ATGTCCAACGATCCGTCAAAAAAAGGCTTTGGGGACCTGATGCATACAATGAATGAGTTTTTTCATGAAAGGCCGATGAGAGGAATGCTTCAAAGCATCGATGAATTTTTTGCCTCCTCCGCCAATCCATTTGGTTCATTTCCGATAGACATCACTGAAACCGATGACCACTATATTGTGACAGCAGAACTTCCCGGCGTGAAGAAGGATCAGATCCACCTGGATGTATTCCCGCAATATATGACCATTTCAGTTTCAGACAGAGAGCTTTTCACCGAGGAAAACGAAAAACAACAAATCATCAGAAGAAGGCAATCGATGAAAAAGAGCACCAGAACAATCCCCTTTCCAAGACCAGTAAAAGAGAAAAATGTGAGAGCTTCCCACCATGATGGATTATTGACAGTGGAGATAAAGAAGGATTCAGGAAAGCGGATATCGATCGATTGA
- a CDS encoding YppG family protein, whose amino-acid sequence MNSSQYTWQMPNHYHPYYNQQQMNMGQVMNYPSQGMRPPSYGGYQLNYLPSFDGHYSGPGNGVNHYQQSFPPQPQQMNPYFENPLQQKEYNPYQMKAKDQQAYANPYPKASFLTKPSSGGVSNFMNSFKSQDGSLDYSKMMNTTGQMMGAINQVSSLVKGLGGIFKIF is encoded by the coding sequence ATGAATTCTTCACAATACACATGGCAGATGCCTAACCACTATCATCCATATTACAATCAACAGCAAATGAACATGGGACAGGTGATGAACTATCCTTCACAGGGGATGAGGCCGCCGAGTTATGGAGGTTATCAGTTGAATTATTTACCTTCTTTCGATGGCCATTATTCAGGACCGGGGAATGGGGTAAATCATTATCAACAAAGTTTTCCGCCCCAGCCTCAGCAAATGAATCCATATTTTGAAAATCCTCTTCAGCAAAAAGAATACAATCCATACCAAATGAAGGCGAAGGACCAGCAGGCATATGCCAATCCATACCCAAAAGCGTCGTTTTTGACGAAACCTTCTTCAGGGGGTGTGAGTAATTTCATGAATTCTTTCAAATCCCAGGATGGTTCGCTCGATTACAGCAAGATGATGAATACCACCGGTCAAATGATGGGGGCAATCAATCAGGTCTCTTCATTAGTAAAAGGATTGGGCGGGATATTCAAAATCTTTTAA
- the yppF gene encoding YppF family protein, translating into MNLNELMNRYESSKQYQATDHQELLTMAKKLYISNEISFHDYRDLTKQINIEETHVIHTP; encoded by the coding sequence ATGAACCTGAATGAACTGATGAATCGATATGAGAGCAGTAAACAATATCAAGCAACAGATCACCAAGAACTTCTGACGATGGCCAAAAAACTTTATATTTCGAATGAGATTTCTTTTCATGATTACAGAGATTTAACAAAGCAGATCAACATCGAAGAAACACACGTCATCCATACGCCATAA
- a CDS encoding YppE family protein, with amino-acid sequence MKELKQVTEELIMLVEKMMSEYKSRRESGEKGDFYTEVKPFADTVKEKNDAWKEWSMQWIREHKPKHIHLPQVLNTYDNIEMLSVHCFFPESSYNRFISHYQSVSYVLLTQCDFLNEG; translated from the coding sequence TTGAAAGAATTGAAGCAAGTTACAGAAGAACTCATCATGCTTGTCGAAAAGATGATGAGCGAATATAAAAGTAGAAGAGAATCAGGAGAAAAAGGAGACTTTTACACTGAAGTGAAGCCTTTTGCTGATACAGTAAAGGAAAAGAATGACGCATGGAAAGAATGGTCGATGCAATGGATCAGGGAACATAAGCCAAAACATATTCATCTGCCCCAGGTTTTGAATACGTATGACAATATCGAAATGCTGTCTGTACATTGTTTCTTCCCGGAATCGAGTTACAACCGTTTCATCAGTCACTACCAATCTGTTTCATACGTCCTCCTTACACAGTGTGACTTTCTGAACGAAGGATGA
- a CDS encoding DUF2515 family protein has translation MKKFNNTYRFLPYIPEPKRTGEWIGEVTSLVNSFNQDNISRTMAYQNFYLLHPDIKWSFLAAMVSRNAGWNMTDLKSDVFLRLLGPRTRDVLFMTYERANWSIFQDAFAQLLLYHYSTIYGRKMFHLCRDFRISRFMEEEWNHYWDYRDGDRLVQSLIINEQHIIQQPVIEHEVYKGRVFGTSLFFIEDHLHFSSVLFPTLQGELFGSSVHGFRKVDNRILLGNLLYKVLFDPRYHPSFTEFALEVEHTGSRTDYEMYCEAAPGTNTPKLREVYEVIPHHWQERTDWWREGGVNPGWYREPARLPEIVLTEWFLHKQSQLRLVAKVKGAVGRIFPWG, from the coding sequence ATGAAAAAATTCAACAATACTTATCGCTTTTTACCCTATATCCCTGAACCTAAACGTACAGGTGAGTGGATCGGTGAAGTCACTTCCCTGGTGAATTCTTTCAATCAAGATAATATATCAAGGACGATGGCATATCAAAACTTTTACCTTCTTCATCCTGATATCAAATGGTCGTTCCTTGCTGCGATGGTTTCACGGAATGCAGGGTGGAATATGACTGATTTGAAAAGTGATGTCTTCCTGCGCCTCCTCGGTCCTCGCACAAGGGATGTTTTGTTTATGACATATGAAAGGGCGAATTGGAGCATTTTTCAAGATGCCTTTGCTCAGCTCCTTCTTTATCACTATTCGACGATATATGGTAGAAAAATGTTTCACCTGTGCAGGGATTTTCGTATTTCAAGATTTATGGAAGAGGAATGGAATCATTACTGGGACTATAGGGACGGGGACAGGCTGGTGCAATCACTCATTATCAATGAGCAGCATATCATCCAGCAGCCTGTCATTGAGCACGAGGTATATAAAGGAAGGGTATTCGGCACGTCGCTATTCTTTATTGAGGACCATTTGCATTTCAGTTCCGTCTTGTTTCCGACCCTTCAGGGGGAATTGTTCGGGAGCAGTGTCCATGGTTTCCGGAAAGTCGATAACCGGATCCTCCTTGGCAATCTGCTGTATAAGGTATTATTCGATCCAAGATATCATCCGTCCTTCACGGAGTTTGCTTTGGAGGTGGAGCATACGGGATCAAGGACAGATTATGAAATGTACTGTGAGGCGGCACCTGGGACAAACACCCCGAAACTGAGAGAGGTGTATGAAGTGATTCCCCATCACTGGCAAGAGCGGACAGACTGGTGGAGGGAAGGGGGAGTAAATCCCGGCTGGTACAGAGAGCCTGCGCGCCTCCCTGAAATCGTATTGACAGAATGGTTTCTTCATAAACAATCCCAGCTCCGGCTAGTTGCAAAGGTCAAAGGGGCGGTCGGAAGGATTTTCCCTTGGGGATAA
- the recU gene encoding Holliday junction resolvase RecU, producing MKFHYPNGKKYVEATLPSKKPRAKTKQVSYSNRGMTLEEDINETNQYYLTFHKAVIHKKPTPVQIVDVHYPSRSAAVIKEAYFKQPSTTDYNGVYKGRYIDFEAKETKNKTSFPLKNFHEHQIRHMEAVDAQEGITFVLIRFSVTEDVFLLPYGPLRYFWDRMLEGGRKSITRDELEEKGILIPLGLHPRVDYLKIVHQLYF from the coding sequence ATGAAATTCCATTACCCGAATGGAAAGAAATATGTGGAAGCAACACTACCCTCAAAAAAACCAAGAGCTAAAACGAAACAGGTATCGTACAGCAATAGAGGGATGACATTAGAAGAAGATATCAATGAAACGAATCAGTATTATTTGACCTTTCACAAAGCGGTCATCCATAAAAAACCGACGCCTGTTCAAATCGTGGATGTCCATTACCCTTCAAGGAGTGCTGCCGTCATCAAGGAAGCCTATTTCAAACAGCCTTCCACTACTGACTACAATGGCGTGTACAAGGGAAGATACATTGATTTTGAAGCGAAGGAAACGAAGAATAAAACTTCTTTTCCACTTAAAAATTTTCACGAGCACCAAATCCGCCACATGGAAGCGGTCGATGCACAAGAAGGGATTACGTTTGTGTTAATCCGCTTTTCTGTCACTGAAGACGTTTTCCTTCTCCCATACGGTCCTTTAAGGTATTTTTGGGACCGGATGCTTGAAGGAGGAAGGAAATCCATCACACGGGATGAACTGGAGGAGAAAGGGATCCTGATTCCGCTCGGCCTGCATCCGAGGGTCGATTATTTAAAAATAGTCCATCAGTTATATTTTTAG
- a CDS encoding transglycosylase domain-containing protein translates to MAGQYKSREEKRLAQQKSKSKKSNRKGSMVKRVIISLFIIGIIGMLAGAGLFAYYASSAPKLDEKLLKDPIASEIYDMNGDLITTVGKEKREYANFDDIPQVMQDAVLATEDNRFYKHNGIDLIRLGGAVIANVTGGFGSEGASTITQQVIKGSFLSPEKTLKRKAQEAWLALKLEQEYTKEEIFEMYFNKVYMSAGINGMATAADYYYGKDIQDIKLHEAALIAGLPQSPNNYNPFKFPEKAEKRRNIVLSLMAQHGKISEKEKEAAQAIPITEGLVSAEDIKEKSSDKYPAFVDAVIDEVQDMGDYNLFSDGLKVYTTVDPNAQKRLEEILAGEATSFNYPEAAEEPMQAGVTLLDTKTGEIRAIGGGREQDPEVKRGFNYAIDSKRQPGSTIKPLLDYAPAIEHLKWSTYHILKDEPYKYSNGTELNNYDGRFKGPITIREGLWDSRNITALKAFQEVGPEKAEDFVNGLGLKFDHYYESASIGGVTPGVNSVQMAGAYAAFGNEGIYNKPHTVSKVILRDGETEIKHDEKPQPAMKEYTAYMISDMLQSVIDHPQGTGKFAKVPGLPMAGKSGTTNYSEKEREKYGIAKTGAPDSWFVGYTTNYTAAVWTGYKTQSIPLSPTDRRVAQYIVSDLMSYVHDGVDTPDFHKPDSVVESKVEIGSNPPRLPSEYTPDDRIITELFVRGTEPSKVSKEYDKIDSPSNLKGKFNKKDQTITLGWDYGKGKDVTFEVSVSINGEAKQVLTTTDKKGLNVENIQSTGAFMFEVVAISGDQRSNPASVTVEVKAEKDDEDNAGEENEGNNEDGNGNDQGNENGQDNENEDNSGGEGGNSGGDDGTAPPEGDGTGSDDGTGGSGGDTGGNTGTGSGTGSGSGSGTTNGTPATQSDSRRSQE, encoded by the coding sequence ATGGCTGGTCAATATAAGTCAAGGGAAGAAAAACGCCTGGCCCAACAAAAGTCAAAATCCAAAAAGAGCAATAGAAAAGGCTCAATGGTGAAGCGTGTCATTATATCATTATTTATCATCGGCATCATCGGAATGCTCGCTGGAGCAGGCTTGTTTGCTTACTACGCGTCAAGTGCGCCGAAGCTTGATGAAAAGTTATTGAAAGATCCGATTGCTTCTGAAATATACGATATGAACGGAGATCTGATTACAACGGTCGGAAAGGAAAAACGGGAGTATGCGAACTTCGATGATATTCCACAGGTCATGCAGGATGCAGTTCTTGCGACCGAGGATAACCGTTTCTACAAACATAACGGAATCGATCTGATCCGTCTCGGCGGAGCGGTCATTGCCAACGTAACAGGCGGTTTCGGATCTGAAGGTGCTTCCACGATCACCCAGCAGGTCATTAAGGGCTCGTTCTTAAGCCCCGAGAAGACGCTGAAAAGGAAAGCCCAGGAAGCATGGCTTGCTTTGAAGCTTGAGCAGGAATACACGAAGGAAGAAATCTTTGAAATGTATTTCAATAAAGTGTATATGTCTGCAGGGATCAACGGGATGGCAACGGCTGCAGATTACTACTACGGCAAAGACATCCAGGACATTAAATTGCATGAGGCGGCACTGATTGCCGGACTTCCTCAAAGTCCTAACAATTATAATCCTTTCAAATTCCCTGAAAAAGCGGAAAAAAGACGGAATATCGTGCTTTCCTTAATGGCTCAGCACGGCAAGATTTCAGAAAAAGAAAAAGAAGCGGCTCAGGCAATCCCGATCACAGAAGGATTGGTATCTGCTGAAGATATCAAGGAAAAGAGCAGCGATAAATACCCTGCCTTCGTTGATGCCGTCATCGATGAAGTACAAGATATGGGTGACTACAACTTATTTTCCGACGGTTTGAAAGTGTATACGACAGTCGATCCAAATGCCCAAAAACGCTTGGAAGAGATTCTTGCAGGTGAAGCCACAAGCTTCAACTATCCTGAGGCTGCAGAAGAACCTATGCAGGCAGGTGTGACCCTCCTCGATACGAAAACCGGGGAAATCCGGGCAATCGGAGGCGGTCGTGAACAGGATCCAGAAGTAAAACGAGGCTTCAACTATGCCATCGATTCAAAACGTCAGCCAGGATCCACTATCAAGCCATTGCTTGATTATGCCCCTGCCATTGAGCATTTGAAATGGTCGACGTACCATATTCTGAAAGATGAGCCTTATAAGTACTCTAACGGCACGGAATTGAATAACTATGACGGCCGTTTCAAAGGTCCGATCACGATCCGGGAAGGGCTCTGGGATTCACGGAATATCACCGCCCTCAAAGCATTCCAGGAAGTCGGTCCTGAGAAAGCAGAGGATTTCGTCAATGGACTCGGATTGAAATTCGATCATTATTATGAATCTGCCTCTATCGGCGGCGTGACGCCAGGCGTGAATTCAGTACAGATGGCCGGTGCATATGCGGCGTTCGGTAATGAAGGAATCTACAACAAGCCTCATACCGTATCGAAAGTCATATTGCGGGACGGTGAAACAGAAATAAAGCACGACGAGAAACCACAACCTGCGATGAAAGAATACACAGCGTACATGATTTCTGATATGCTGCAAAGCGTCATCGATCATCCTCAGGGAACAGGAAAATTCGCTAAAGTACCGGGCCTCCCGATGGCAGGGAAATCAGGTACGACGAACTACTCTGAAAAAGAAAGAGAGAAATATGGCATTGCAAAAACAGGGGCACCTGACTCATGGTTTGTAGGCTATACAACGAATTATACAGCAGCCGTATGGACGGGATATAAGACACAATCGATTCCGCTCTCCCCTACTGACCGACGTGTCGCTCAATATATCGTCAGTGATTTGATGAGCTACGTCCACGACGGGGTCGATACACCTGACTTCCATAAGCCGGACAGTGTAGTGGAATCAAAAGTGGAAATCGGAAGCAACCCTCCGAGACTGCCAAGCGAATATACGCCTGATGACAGAATCATCACCGAATTATTCGTAAGGGGTACGGAACCTTCCAAAGTATCTAAGGAATACGATAAAATTGACTCCCCTTCCAACCTGAAAGGGAAGTTTAATAAAAAAGATCAAACAATCACACTTGGCTGGGATTACGGAAAAGGAAAAGATGTGACGTTCGAAGTATCTGTTTCCATTAACGGTGAAGCGAAACAAGTACTGACAACAACAGATAAAAAAGGTTTGAATGTTGAAAACATCCAATCCACGGGCGCATTCATGTTTGAAGTAGTGGCCATTTCCGGAGATCAGCGCAGTAACCCTGCATCTGTAACGGTGGAAGTAAAAGCCGAGAAAGATGATGAAGACAATGCAGGTGAAGAGAACGAAGGAAACAACGAAGATGGAAACGGAAATGACCAAGGAAATGAAAATGGTCAAGACAACGAGAATGAAGACAATTCCGGCGGAGAAGGTGGAAATTCAGGTGGTGACGACGGCACAGCACCTCCTGAAGGAGACGGCACCGGGTCTGACGACGGTACAGGCGGCTCAGGTGGCGATACCGGAGGAAATACCGGCACCGGGTCAGGTACGGGATCAGGCAGCGGATCCGGAACGACAAATGGTACACCAGCCACTCAATCCGACTCCAGAAGATCACAGGAATAA